A genomic region of Antennarius striatus isolate MH-2024 chromosome 16, ASM4005453v1, whole genome shotgun sequence contains the following coding sequences:
- the LOC137609061 gene encoding uncharacterized protein, protein MKTRFILILIQLLEAQAQLVLKQLTEGQTLELSCSLLQHRGGVTGLHLYHRSPRSQTTLLSMAESGKFRFDPVHRWRLQLCGGLDDLQVNVTVSQLQRSDSGLYMWELSYKENVSIQTFFGPQEVFLLVEGRGNVSQCSLRYTPLILSIFSAAGLLLLIFSCLVAEKCVKARRHHRSQPSIPIYEEMTQKHQTAGLSQNNREAPSHLEEVSFPLYANPNILPPQDNYYACPRQLALRAYRDFCPKGAAKQQEATQAAV, encoded by the exons ATGAAGACAAGATTCATTCTGATTCTCATTCAACTTTTGGAAG CCCAAGCACAGCTGGTCTTGAAGCAGCTGACAGAAGGCCAGACGCTAGAGCTCTCCTGTTCCCTTCTGCAGCACCGTGGCGGCGTGACAGGTCTCCACCTGTACCACCGCAGCCCCCGGAGCCAGACCACCCTGCTATCGATGGCTGAAAGCGGCAAGTTCAGGTTTGACCCAGTGCACAGGTGGCGTCTGCAGCTCTGCGGAGGACTGGACGACCTCCAGGTCAATGTGACCGTATCCCAGTTACAGCGCAGCGACTCCGGACTCTACATGTGGGAGCTGAGCTACAAAGAAAACGTCTCAATCCAAACCTTCTTCGGCCCTCAAGAGGTTTTCCTGTTGGTTGAAGGGAGAG GTAACGTAAGCCAATGCTCTCTCAGATACACTCCCCTCATCCTGAGCATCTTCTCAGCAGCAGGGCTTCTTCTGCTCATATTCAGCTGTCTGGTGGCAGAGAAATGT GTAAAAGCCAGGCGTCACCACAGATCCCAACCTTCAATCCCCATCTATGAGGAAATGACTCAGAAGCATCAGACCGCCGGTCTATCCCAAAATAACCGGGAGGCCCCTTCCCACCTGGAGGAAGTCAGTTTTCCATTGTATGCTAACCCAAACATCTTACCGCCACAGGACAACTACTACGCCTGTCCCAGGCAGCTCGCCCTCAGGGCCTATCGAGACTTCTGCCCCAAAGGTGCAGCAAAGCAACAGGAAGCGACACAAGCCGCCGTATGA